The region GTGAGCGCTTGGTCTTCTTATCGCAGATCACCTCGGTGCTGAACACTTTACCATGTTTGCCGAACAAGAGTCGCAGCTGAGAGCTTTTCACGGTGAGAGGTAGGTTGTACACCAACACCTTGAAACAAGGCTCATAATATCTCTCGACGTGAATGACGTGTGTTGGACACGTAATCTCTTGCCTCTTCACGCCACGAGCTTCCAGAGAGCTCCTATTGATTTCCTGATAGAGCAACATCAATGTTAATCATCAGTTCATCACTACTAGAATTTTATCGTGTACGTCTAGGCCTCGAGATGCTTGCTTACACATAGTCCCGAGTGTTAAACTCTAGATGGTATCGGTTCTATTAGCCATATGTCATGATAAAACTACCAGAAATAGCATTATGTGAAATATAATTTTGTGATGTTTATTTTGCAGGTGTGTAATTACCTGAACCGGAGCCATGATTGTTTCTGGGATGAGCCAAGTGCACTTCTCGCAATTCCATCCTTGAGGCAGCCGCTCAATGAACTTGACTTCATCATTGACAAGGTTGTACCTGAACACACCGTATTGCTTATATGGCGCGGCCTTACTATTGGTGTAGACGAAGTAGACGGAGCCTCCATGGCCAACAAGCACGGAGGCGTCGATGGCAAAGCTGTTGGGCGACCCCAAGAAGAGGGCGCGATCGGCCAGGCTGTAGCCATCCTTTCTCACCCACTGTCTCTTATCCCCGTCTAGCGCGCACACCCACATGGAGAACCTGCGCGAATCATTGTAGTATGTCCGGACATGGATGGTCGCCCACAAAAGCTCGCCACGGGACTCAAGGAGGTAACTGTATTGCTCCAAGTAATTTCCACACATAGTTGGTAGCCGCTGCAATGGGATCCCCATGTTGTCAACCCCCCGCTGTGTAGAGATTTGCCACACGCTAGACTCAATAGTTACCAGGATTCTGCCATTACGGTAAGTGGCGCAGTACTCTCGGCTCCTATTGGTGTTCTCAAAGATCGTCTCCACGAACGTCCACTCTGCATCACCAGGTTGCAGGAGCACCGCCGTGAAGCTGGCTATGGTCTTGGTGTCCTCGAAGACGGTGGAGACACCGTAGAGAAGGGTCGTACCATCAGCATAGACAGCGCCGTGGAGGTTTTCCTCCCATCGGCCGTCCACGCAGCACTTATGCGGCAAGAG is a window of Triticum aestivum cultivar Chinese Spring unplaced genomic scaffold, IWGSC CS RefSeq v2.1 scaffold101008, whole genome shotgun sequence DNA encoding:
- the LOC123176955 gene encoding uncharacterized protein, whose amino-acid sequence is MEQSTWPDLPPDVLHDISSRLRDAVDFLRFSAVCRPWRDSSKPIHSFPPWLLPTPEEDSVPLRFRCLFSKSSYRALLPIAESGRRIWLSTHDATTIRYLTVEHRRPSLHDPLTGAVTRLPLLPHKCCVDGRWEENLHGAVYADGTTLLYGVSTVFEDTKTIASFTAVLLQPGDAEWTFVETIFENTNRSREYCATYRNGRILVTIESSVWQISTQRGVDNMGIPLQRLPTMCGNYLEQYSYLLESRGELLWATIHVRTYYNDSRRFSMWVCALDGDKRQWVRKDGYSLADRALFLGSPNSFAIDASVLVGHGGSVYFVYTNSKAAPYKQYGVFRYNLVNDEVKFIERLPQGWNCEKCTWLIPETIMAPVQEINRSSLEARGVKRQEITCPTHVIHVERYYEPCFKVLVYNLPLTVKSSQLRLLFGKHGKVFSTEVICDKKTKRSRYIGHVTMSTSHAHLEDALDALSGLVLEGCNLHINMVKEGRPQQQRKKLPSFIGAAAQLHIGPFSWLWL